The following proteins are encoded in a genomic region of Thioclava nitratireducens:
- the proB gene encoding glutamate 5-kinase: MASVSAPALAQAKRLVIKIGSALLVDQGGLRADWLRSLAADVAALRARGTGVVIVSSGSIALGRRVLGLAGGTLPLEQSQAAAAVGQIRLARAYEEVLGPHDVSTAQVLVTLEDTADRRRYLNSRATLETLLGLGVVPIVNENDTVATDEIRFGDNDRLAAQIAVTIGADQLLLLSDVDGLYTANPKTDPSAEHLPVIEHITPEIEAMAGDPVSGLSKGGMKTKLLAAKVAVAGGCAMAIAEGFADHPVGALEQGGRCSWFLPEGDPQAARKRWIAAMKPRGELFVDEGAANALRSGKSLLPAGVTKIVGRFGRGDPVTIAGPDRAVLGKGLVRYTGDEARLIAGHRSGEIEEILGYPGRAALIHRDDMVVG, translated from the coding sequence ATGGCATCCGTGAGCGCGCCCGCTCTGGCGCAGGCGAAGCGCCTGGTGATCAAGATCGGATCGGCGCTTCTCGTCGATCAGGGCGGCTTGCGCGCGGATTGGCTGCGCTCGCTGGCTGCCGACGTGGCGGCTTTGCGCGCACGCGGCACCGGCGTCGTGATCGTGTCCTCCGGGTCCATCGCCTTGGGGCGGCGGGTGCTCGGTCTTGCGGGCGGTACGCTGCCGCTGGAGCAGAGCCAGGCCGCGGCGGCGGTGGGACAGATCCGCCTCGCGCGGGCCTATGAGGAAGTTCTGGGCCCGCATGACGTCAGCACCGCGCAGGTTCTCGTCACGCTGGAAGATACCGCGGATCGGCGGCGCTATCTCAATTCGCGTGCCACGCTGGAGACGCTGCTGGGCCTCGGCGTCGTGCCCATCGTGAACGAAAACGACACGGTCGCGACCGACGAGATTCGTTTCGGCGACAATGACCGGCTGGCTGCCCAGATCGCTGTGACGATCGGGGCGGACCAGTTGCTGCTGCTGTCCGATGTCGACGGGCTCTATACGGCGAATCCGAAGACCGACCCGAGCGCCGAGCATCTGCCGGTAATCGAACACATCACCCCCGAGATCGAGGCGATGGCGGGCGATCCCGTGTCTGGCCTCTCGAAGGGCGGAATGAAAACGAAGCTGCTGGCGGCGAAAGTGGCGGTGGCGGGCGGCTGTGCGATGGCGATCGCGGAAGGCTTTGCCGATCACCCGGTCGGCGCACTGGAGCAAGGCGGGCGCTGCAGCTGGTTCCTGCCCGAGGGCGACCCGCAGGCCGCGCGCAAACGCTGGATCGCGGCGATGAAGCCGCGTGGCGAGCTGTTCGTCGACGAGGGCGCGGCGAACGCGCTGCGCTCGGGCAAGTCGCTGCTGCCGGCGGGCGTCACCAAGATCGTCGGCCGTTTCGGGCGCGGCGATCCCGTTACCATCGCGGGGCCGGACCGCGCTGTTCTCGGCAAGGGACTCGTGCGCTATACCGGCGACGAGGCGCGGCTGATCGCGGGGCACCGCTCGGGCGAGATCGAGGAGATCCTGGGTTATCCCGGCCGCGCGGCGCTGATCCATCGCGACGATATGGTGGTTGGCTGA
- the obgE gene encoding GTPase ObgE, giving the protein MKFLDLAKVYIRSGGGGAGCVSFRREKYIEFGGPDGGDGGKGGSVWIEAVEGLNTLIDFRYQQHFFAKSGQHGMGSQCTGKDGDDVVLKVPVGTEILDEDQETLIADMTEVGQRVLLAKGGNGGWGNLHFKSSTNRAPQRANPGQEGVERTIWLRLKLIADAGLLGLPNAGKSTFLAATSNARPKIADYPFTTLVPNLGVVGIDGREFVVADIPGLIEGASEGRGLGDQFLGHVERCSVLLHLVDGTAEHPVEDWRTIIGELEAYSEILAQKPRVTVLNKIDAIDEETLAERKAELEEASGGPVMLMSGVSKKGVPDVLRALWAEIAKDKPKPEDEGGAWHP; this is encoded by the coding sequence ATGAAATTTCTCGATCTCGCCAAGGTCTATATCCGCTCCGGCGGCGGCGGCGCGGGCTGCGTCTCGTTCCGGCGCGAGAAATATATCGAATTCGGCGGCCCCGATGGCGGCGACGGCGGCAAGGGCGGCTCGGTCTGGATCGAGGCGGTCGAAGGGCTCAATACGCTCATCGATTTCCGCTACCAGCAGCATTTCTTCGCCAAATCCGGCCAGCACGGCATGGGCAGCCAATGCACGGGCAAGGACGGCGACGACGTCGTGCTGAAAGTGCCGGTCGGCACCGAGATTCTCGACGAGGATCAGGAGACGCTGATCGCCGATATGACCGAGGTGGGGCAGCGCGTGCTGCTCGCCAAGGGCGGCAATGGCGGCTGGGGCAACCTGCATTTCAAATCCTCCACCAACCGCGCGCCGCAACGGGCGAATCCCGGTCAGGAAGGCGTCGAGCGCACGATCTGGCTGCGCCTCAAGCTGATCGCGGATGCGGGGCTGCTGGGCCTGCCCAATGCGGGCAAGTCGACCTTCCTGGCTGCGACCTCGAACGCGCGTCCCAAGATTGCGGATTATCCGTTCACGACGCTGGTTCCGAATCTCGGCGTCGTCGGCATCGACGGGCGCGAATTCGTCGTGGCCGACATTCCGGGGCTGATCGAGGGCGCCTCTGAAGGGCGGGGTCTGGGCGATCAGTTCCTCGGTCATGTCGAGCGCTGCTCGGTGCTGCTGCATCTGGTGGATGGCACGGCGGAGCATCCGGTCGAGGATTGGCGCACGATCATCGGCGAGTTGGAGGCCTATTCGGAAATCCTCGCTCAGAAGCCGCGCGTCACCGTACTCAACAAGATCGACGCGATTGACGAAGAGACGTTGGCTGAGCGTAAGGCGGAGCTGGAAGAGGCGTCGGGTGGGCCTGTCATGCTGATGTCGGGCGTGTCGAAAAAAGGCGTGCCGGATGTGCTGCGCGCGCTCTGGGCGGAAATCGCCAAGGACAAGCCGAAGCCCGAGGATGAGGGCGGAGCATGGCATCCGTGA
- a CDS encoding GNAT family N-acetyltransferase produces MYQETISTQPVIETERFVLRPLRRSDAGLIEMYSGDKRVAEGTRAIPHPLPPGTAENFITRAQADDRVEDVWAIDGSRHGMGELLGVVSLTRLDDDQSEIGYWVGPGFWNTGLASEAVAAIIEANPHKSRTLFAEVFQDNPGSARVLTNSGFEYLGDAESWSLARGRHVPTWTYLRKM; encoded by the coding sequence ATGTACCAGGAGACGATTTCTACCCAACCCGTGATCGAAACGGAGCGTTTCGTGCTGCGCCCGCTGCGCCGTTCGGATGCCGGTCTGATCGAGATGTATTCCGGCGACAAACGCGTCGCCGAAGGCACCCGTGCGATCCCGCATCCACTACCGCCCGGCACAGCCGAGAATTTCATCACGCGCGCACAGGCCGACGACCGCGTCGAAGACGTCTGGGCGATCGATGGATCGCGCCATGGCATGGGCGAACTTCTGGGTGTCGTCTCGCTGACACGTCTCGACGACGATCAGTCCGAGATCGGCTATTGGGTGGGCCCGGGCTTCTGGAATACGGGTCTCGCCTCCGAGGCGGTCGCCGCCATCATCGAGGCCAATCCCCACAAATCCCGCACCCTCTTCGCCGAGGTCTTTCAGGACAATCCGGGCTCGGCCCGTGTCCTGACCAATAGCGGTTTCGAATATCTGGGCGATGCGGAAAGCTGGTCGCTCGCGCGCGGGCGCCACGTTCCGACCTGGACCTATCTGCGCAAGATGTAA
- the rpmA gene encoding 50S ribosomal protein L27: MAHKKAGGSSRNGRDSAGRRLGVKLFGGQAAIPGNIIVRQRGTKWWPGEGVGLGKDHTIFATAEGRVTFHKGLKGRTFVSVLPAAEAAE; the protein is encoded by the coding sequence ATGGCACACAAGAAAGCAGGCGGTTCATCCCGTAACGGCCGCGACTCTGCGGGTCGTCGTCTCGGCGTGAAACTGTTCGGCGGTCAGGCAGCGATCCCGGGCAACATCATCGTGCGTCAGCGCGGCACCAAGTGGTGGCCGGGTGAGGGCGTCGGCCTCGGCAAGGATCACACCATCTTTGCAACGGCTGAAGGCCGCGTCACCTTCCATAAAGGCCTCAAGGGCCGCACCTTCGTATCGGTCCTCCCGGCTGCGGAGGCCGCCGAGTAA
- a CDS encoding 50S ribosomal protein L21 has translation MFAVLKTGGKQYKVQAGDLLRVELLAAEAGDKVQFNEILMVGGDKPQFGTPFVEGAAVQAEVIDNIKADKVITYHKRRRKHSSQRTRGHRQQLTLLRVTDVLATGGDKSGVKEAVGTAIARRAAHGGKGEAAPAKPAKAAAAPKAAPKADAAVAEADDLKVITGLGPAAEKKLNEAGITTYAQLASVDPETFEATKVKPDWVEQAKELAK, from the coding sequence ATGTTTGCGGTCCTCAAGACCGGCGGCAAGCAATACAAGGTTCAGGCGGGCGATCTGCTCCGCGTGGAACTGCTCGCAGCCGAAGCTGGCGACAAAGTCCAGTTCAACGAGATTCTGATGGTCGGCGGCGACAAGCCCCAGTTCGGCACCCCCTTCGTCGAAGGTGCGGCCGTGCAGGCGGAAGTCATCGACAACATCAAGGCCGACAAGGTCATCACCTACCACAAGCGTCGTCGTAAGCACTCGTCGCAGCGTACCCGTGGTCACCGTCAGCAGCTGACCTTGCTGCGCGTCACCGACGTCCTCGCCACCGGCGGCGACAAGTCTGGCGTGAAGGAAGCCGTGGGCACCGCGATCGCGCGTCGTGCAGCGCATGGTGGCAAAGGCGAAGCCGCTCCGGCCAAGCCCGCCAAGGCCGCTGCTGCTCCGAAAGCCGCGCCGAAGGCTGACGCCGCCGTCGCGGAAGCGGACGATCTGAAGGTCATCACCGGTCTCGGCCCGGCGGCCGAGAAGAAGCTGAACGAAGCTGGTATCACCACCTACGCCCAGCTCGCTTCGGTCGATCCCGAAACCTTTGAAGCTACCAAGGTCAAGCCCGACTGGGTCGAGCAGGCCAAAGAGCTCGCGAAATAA
- a CDS encoding CaiB/BaiF CoA transferase family protein, which translates to MIKRTGAKGAGPLSGLRIVEISGLGPTPFAAMCLADFGAEVIRIARPGSGGAENHVLGLEVDVLDRGRDVVEVDLKSDAGREAVRTLIACADGVIEGMRPGVMERLGLGPDDFPDHPALVYGRMTGWGQEGPLSQTAGHDINYLSLTGALHAMGGEAPAIPLNLLGDFGGGGIYLAFGMLAALWRARETGQGQVVDCAITDGVAHLMAMITGMAGQGAWTDRRQANLLDGAAPFYTVYECACGGHMAVGALEPQFYTVLIAGLGFAPEALPAREARANWPALRDAFADRFATRSRDDWTEVFAGSDACATPVLSIAEAIAHPQNAERGAYVDLDGLAQPAPAPRLSATPGQACAQGRRISAAEALARWSDCV; encoded by the coding sequence ATGATCAAGCGAACCGGGGCCAAGGGCGCGGGGCCGCTCAGCGGGCTGCGCATTGTCGAGATTTCCGGGTTGGGGCCGACGCCGTTCGCGGCAATGTGTCTGGCCGATTTCGGGGCCGAGGTGATCCGCATCGCGCGGCCCGGCTCGGGCGGGGCGGAGAATCACGTTCTGGGGCTGGAGGTTGATGTGCTCGATCGGGGCCGCGACGTGGTGGAGGTGGATCTGAAATCCGACGCCGGGCGTGAGGCGGTGCGCACGCTGATCGCTTGCGCCGATGGGGTGATCGAAGGCATGCGCCCGGGCGTGATGGAGCGGCTGGGGCTGGGGCCGGACGATTTCCCCGATCATCCGGCGTTGGTCTATGGCCGGATGACCGGCTGGGGGCAGGAGGGGCCGCTCTCGCAGACCGCCGGGCATGACATCAATTACCTGTCTCTGACCGGCGCATTGCATGCGATGGGCGGAGAGGCGCCCGCGATCCCGCTCAACCTTCTGGGCGATTTCGGCGGCGGCGGAATTTATCTGGCCTTCGGGATGCTGGCGGCACTGTGGCGCGCACGGGAGACCGGGCAGGGTCAGGTCGTCGATTGTGCGATCACTGACGGGGTGGCACATCTGATGGCGATGATCACCGGGATGGCCGGGCAGGGGGCGTGGACGGATCGGCGGCAGGCGAATCTGCTCGACGGGGCAGCGCCGTTCTACACGGTCTATGAATGTGCCTGCGGCGGCCATATGGCGGTCGGCGCGCTCGAGCCGCAATTCTACACGGTGCTGATCGCGGGGCTGGGATTCGCGCCCGAGGCCTTGCCTGCGCGCGAGGCCCGTGCGAATTGGCCGGCCTTGCGGGATGCCTTCGCAGACCGCTTCGCGACTCGCAGCCGCGATGACTGGACTGAGGTTTTCGCAGGCAGCGATGCCTGCGCAACGCCGGTACTGTCGATCGCCGAGGCCATTGCGCATCCGCAGAACGCCGAACGCGGCGCCTATGTCGATCTCGACGGCCTCGCCCAGCCAGCCCCCGCGCCGCGGCTCTCGGCCACGCCGGGGCAGGCATGCGCGCAGGGACGGCGGATCTCTGCGGCGGAGGCGCTCGCCCGCTGGAGCGATTGCGTATAA
- a CDS encoding ABC-F family ATP-binding cassette domain-containing protein: MARAPLLQLSDISLTFGGNPVFEGLSLTVQQGDRVALVGRNGSGKSTLMKVMAGLVEPDSGTRVVPPGISVGYMEQEPDLSGFATLGDFAASELDPAEAYRVEMVAEGLKFKPETPVETASGGERRRAALAKLLAEGPELMLLDEPTNHLDIEAIAWLENQLKETRKAFVLISHDRAFLRALTRATLWIDRGEVRRNEQGFETFEDWREKAWAEEDEARHKLNRKIKAEARWAVEGISARRKRNQGRVRALQALRAERASQIKRQGVAAMELDSGQQSGKRVIEATGLSKRFGDKQIVKDFDLRVLRGDRVAFVGPNGVGKTTLLKMLTGEVEPDEGAVKLGTNLEIAVFDQARATLNPEQTLWDGLVNDPDMAVKGRSDQVMVRGTPKHVVGYLKDFLFDEQQARGPIRALSGGERARLLLARIMAKPSNLLILDEPTNDLDVETLDLLQDLLGEYDGTVLLVSHDRDFIDRVASTTIAMEGDGRATVYAGGWSDYQAQKAEAAPEAKPAPKKDAPKAESKSGAAQRAAPKKTGLSFTEKHRLEELPGVIEKLEHEISKINELLADPDLFTREPVKFAKATEMLSDRQTALDAAEVEWLELEEKAQEA; encoded by the coding sequence ATGGCACGCGCACCGCTCTTACAGCTTTCCGACATTTCGCTCACCTTCGGCGGCAATCCCGTTTTCGAAGGGCTCTCGCTCACCGTCCAGCAAGGCGACCGCGTCGCGTTGGTGGGCCGCAACGGCTCGGGCAAATCCACGCTGATGAAGGTGATGGCCGGGCTGGTGGAGCCGGATTCGGGGACGCGGGTCGTGCCGCCGGGCATCTCGGTGGGCTACATGGAGCAGGAGCCGGATCTCTCGGGCTTCGCGACCTTGGGCGATTTCGCCGCCTCCGAGCTGGATCCGGCCGAGGCTTATCGCGTCGAGATGGTCGCCGAAGGGCTGAAGTTCAAACCCGAGACTCCGGTGGAGACCGCCTCGGGTGGCGAGCGGCGGCGGGCGGCGCTGGCGAAGCTTCTGGCCGAGGGGCCGGAGCTGATGCTGCTCGACGAGCCGACGAACCATCTCGATATCGAGGCGATCGCCTGGCTGGAAAACCAGCTGAAGGAGACCCGCAAGGCGTTCGTGCTGATCTCGCACGACCGCGCTTTCTTGCGCGCGCTGACGCGTGCCACGCTCTGGATCGACCGGGGCGAGGTGCGACGCAACGAGCAGGGTTTCGAGACGTTCGAGGATTGGCGCGAGAAAGCCTGGGCCGAGGAAGACGAGGCCCGCCACAAGCTCAATCGCAAGATCAAGGCCGAGGCGCGTTGGGCGGTCGAAGGTATTTCGGCGCGGCGCAAGCGTAATCAGGGTCGGGTGCGTGCGCTGCAGGCGCTGCGCGCCGAGCGCGCCAGCCAGATCAAACGGCAGGGCGTCGCGGCGATGGAACTCGACTCGGGCCAGCAATCGGGCAAGCGGGTGATCGAGGCCACGGGCCTGTCCAAACGTTTCGGCGACAAGCAGATCGTGAAGGATTTCGATCTGCGCGTGCTGCGCGGGGATCGCGTGGCCTTCGTCGGCCCCAATGGCGTCGGCAAGACGACGCTTCTGAAGATGCTGACCGGCGAGGTCGAGCCCGATGAGGGCGCGGTCAAGCTGGGCACGAATCTCGAGATCGCCGTCTTCGATCAGGCGCGCGCGACGCTCAATCCCGAGCAGACTCTGTGGGACGGGCTGGTGAACGACCCGGACATGGCGGTGAAGGGGCGCTCCGATCAGGTGATGGTGCGCGGCACCCCGAAACATGTCGTGGGCTATCTGAAGGACTTCCTCTTCGACGAGCAACAGGCGCGCGGCCCGATCCGGGCGCTCTCGGGTGGCGAACGCGCTCGGCTTCTGCTGGCGCGGATCATGGCGAAACCGTCGAACCTGTTGATTCTCGACGAACCGACCAACGATCTCGACGTGGAAACGCTCGACTTGCTGCAGGATTTGCTGGGCGAATATGACGGCACGGTGCTGCTGGTCAGCCACGACCGCGATTTCATCGACCGAGTCGCCAGCACGACCATCGCGATGGAAGGCGACGGGCGCGCTACTGTCTACGCGGGCGGCTGGTCGGATTATCAGGCGCAGAAGGCCGAGGCCGCGCCCGAGGCCAAGCCTGCGCCGAAGAAGGACGCGCCCAAAGCCGAGTCGAAATCCGGCGCGGCCCAGAGAGCTGCGCCGAAGAAAACCGGCCTCAGCTTTACCGAGAAACACCGGTTGGAAGAGCTGCCCGGCGTGATCGAGAAGCTCGAACATGAGATCTCGAAGATCAACGAGTTACTCGCCGATCCCGATCTCTTTACCCGCGAGCCGGTGAAATTCGCGAAGGCCACCGAGATGCTGAGCGACCGCCAGACCGCGCTCGACGCGGCCGAGGTCGAATGGCTCGAACTCGAAGAGAAGGCGCAAGAGGCCTGA
- a CDS encoding GNAT family N-acetyltransferase, translated as MSLSFAKGTYQVREAETPADREAALALRAAAFRNGASDADRFDPLCRHILICDDHGPAAAARLLLLGCGAVLPEGYCAQFYDLAPLAAWSGPILELGRFCTRPGLRDPDVLRLGWAAITRIAEETRAELLIGCSSFTGSDWRTHRSGLAHLAARALGPEALRPRPKASERVDYPAALAGEVGDVSALPPLLRSYLGMGGWVSDHAVIDRDLDTCHVFTALEIAAIPEARRRSLRALAG; from the coding sequence ATGTCCCTGAGTTTCGCAAAAGGCACCTATCAGGTCCGCGAGGCAGAGACCCCTGCGGATCGAGAGGCCGCGCTTGCACTGCGCGCGGCGGCGTTCCGGAATGGCGCCTCGGATGCCGATCGCTTCGACCCGCTTTGCCGCCACATCCTGATTTGCGACGATCACGGCCCCGCCGCCGCCGCGCGGCTTTTGCTGTTGGGGTGTGGGGCGGTGCTGCCTGAGGGCTATTGCGCGCAGTTCTACGATCTCGCGCCGCTCGCCGCATGGTCCGGGCCGATTCTCGAACTGGGACGGTTCTGCACGCGTCCGGGCCTGCGCGATCCCGATGTGCTGCGTCTGGGCTGGGCTGCGATTACACGGATTGCCGAAGAGACCAGGGCAGAGCTTCTGATTGGCTGCTCCTCCTTCACGGGAAGCGACTGGCGGACGCATCGCTCAGGGCTCGCGCATCTCGCGGCTCGCGCGCTTGGCCCAGAGGCGTTGCGTCCGCGCCCCAAAGCGTCCGAGCGTGTGGATTACCCTGCTGCCCTGGCGGGGGAGGTTGGTGACGTCAGTGCCTTGCCGCCGCTGCTGCGATCCTATCTCGGGATGGGCGGATGGGTATCGGATCACGCCGTGATCGATCGCGACCTCGACACCTGTCACGTCTTCACCGCACTGGAGATCGCCGCGATCCCCGAGGCGCGGCGGCGCAGCTTGCGGGCGCTGGCCGGGTAA
- a CDS encoding outer membrane protein assembly factor BamE, with the protein MMRKAMLLIAFGVVLIAGACSPIYRNHGYVPIDEDLAQIEVGKSTRDDVAAAIGRPSSTGLLEGSGWYYVGSRWKTVTWHAPQEISREVVAVSFNDNGVVSNVERFGLEKGQVVTLSRRVTESKVKGIGFLRQLMGSIGRVNAGQVLGNN; encoded by the coding sequence ATGATGCGCAAGGCCATGCTGTTAATCGCGTTCGGCGTGGTGCTTATCGCGGGGGCCTGTTCTCCGATCTACCGCAACCACGGGTATGTGCCGATTGACGAAGACCTCGCCCAGATCGAGGTCGGCAAGAGCACACGCGACGATGTCGCCGCCGCGATCGGGCGGCCGAGCTCCACCGGGCTGCTGGAAGGCTCGGGCTGGTATTACGTCGGTTCGCGCTGGAAAACCGTGACCTGGCACGCTCCGCAGGAAATCAGCCGCGAAGTCGTCGCCGTGTCCTTCAATGACAACGGCGTCGTCTCGAATGTCGAACGCTTCGGCCTCGAGAAGGGTCAGGTCGTGACGCTGTCGCGCCGCGTGACCGAGAGCAAGGTCAAGGGCATCGGCTTCTTGCGTCAGCTGATGGGTTCGATCGGTCGCGTCAATGCGGGTCAGGTTCTCGGAAACAACTGA
- a CDS encoding YceD family protein produces MTQTPVDPDLPAAPETIWSEPMRLADLPSRKPTRFDIEAKGERLQAIADWADIRGVEALRLKGELAPKGRSDWELRATLEARVVQDCVITLAPVTTDIREEVVRRYLADMEMPTSEEVEMPEDDTAEPLPATVNLGVVALEAMELALPLYPRAEGAELEGAQVTEPGAEPLSDEQMKPFANLRDLLAKGESGKGDA; encoded by the coding sequence ATGACACAGACCCCCGTCGATCCCGACCTGCCCGCCGCCCCCGAAACGATCTGGAGCGAGCCGATGCGGCTGGCCGATCTGCCCAGCCGAAAGCCGACGCGCTTCGACATCGAGGCCAAGGGAGAGCGGCTGCAAGCGATTGCAGACTGGGCGGATATTCGCGGCGTCGAGGCGCTGCGGCTTAAAGGCGAGCTCGCGCCGAAGGGCCGCTCGGACTGGGAGCTGCGCGCGACCCTCGAGGCCCGCGTGGTTCAGGATTGTGTGATCACCCTCGCCCCGGTCACGACCGATATCCGCGAAGAAGTGGTACGGCGTTATCTCGCCGATATGGAGATGCCGACCTCCGAAGAAGTCGAGATGCCCGAGGATGACACCGCCGAGCCGCTGCCCGCGACGGTGAATCTCGGCGTCGTCGCGCTCGAGGCGATGGAGCTGGCCCTGCCGCTCTATCCGCGCGCGGAAGGCGCGGAGCTGGAAGGCGCGCAGGTTACCGAGCCCGGCGCGGAGCCGCTCAGCGACGAGCAGATGAAGCCTTTTGCCAATCTGCGCGACTTGCTTGCCAAGGGCGAAAGCGGTAAGGGCGACGCCTAG
- the rpmF gene encoding 50S ribosomal protein L32, whose protein sequence is MAVPQNKVTRSRRNMRRAHDSLTAANPAECPSCGELKRPHHVCPSCGHYADREVVALTEEVDLDDDAA, encoded by the coding sequence ATGGCTGTCCCTCAGAATAAAGTCACGCGTTCGCGCCGTAACATGCGCCGCGCCCACGACTCGCTTACCGCTGCAAACCCGGCGGAATGCCCCAGCTGCGGCGAACTCAAGCGCCCGCACCACGTCTGCCCGTCCTGCGGTCACTACGCCGACCGTGAGGTCGTCGCTCTGACCGAAGAGGTCGACCTGGACGACGACGCGGCGTAA
- the plsX gene encoding phosphate acyltransferase PlsX has protein sequence MQAAQKGKAPANAGAVVLSIDAMGGDLGPEATIAGVAKAHHAQPDLHFIIHGPRAQLEPLIAKHDLGECIDLRHAERTVTMEDKPAQVLRSGQDTSMWSAIESVRDKEADVAVSCGNTGALMLISMMRLRKVPGVNRPAIASFWPSRGPAGWNVMLDMGADVKADAEDLLTYALMGTSYARNALGLERPRVGLLNIGTEEHKGRPELREAHELISNAQEAGQFDFAGFVEGNELAGARADVIVTDGFTGNVALKTGEGTAKFVAELLREALTSSVMSKLGALLAMGALKRLRHKTDPRRANGGVFLGLNGTVVKSHGSADATSFAAAIELAARLARSGFGAKLAARVATALPSGQDEAKSGAPSAAEKSESSQ, from the coding sequence ATGCAGGCCGCCCAGAAGGGCAAAGCGCCGGCGAATGCCGGCGCTGTCGTTCTGTCCATCGACGCTATGGGCGGCGATCTTGGCCCCGAGGCCACGATCGCCGGTGTCGCGAAGGCGCACCACGCCCAACCCGATCTGCATTTCATCATCCACGGCCCGCGCGCGCAGCTCGAACCGCTGATCGCCAAGCATGATCTTGGCGAATGCATCGACCTGCGCCACGCCGAACGGACCGTCACGATGGAGGACAAGCCCGCGCAGGTTCTGCGCAGCGGGCAGGATACCTCCATGTGGTCGGCCATCGAATCGGTGCGCGACAAGGAGGCCGATGTCGCGGTCTCCTGCGGGAATACCGGAGCGCTGATGCTGATCTCGATGATGCGGCTGCGCAAGGTGCCGGGCGTGAACCGTCCGGCCATCGCCTCCTTCTGGCCGTCGCGTGGGCCTGCTGGCTGGAATGTCATGCTCGATATGGGCGCGGACGTGAAAGCCGATGCGGAGGATCTGCTGACCTACGCCCTGATGGGCACGTCCTATGCGCGCAACGCGCTGGGGCTGGAGCGTCCGCGCGTAGGTCTGTTGAATATCGGCACCGAAGAGCACAAGGGCCGCCCCGAGCTGCGAGAAGCCCATGAGCTGATCAGCAACGCCCAGGAGGCGGGGCAGTTCGACTTCGCGGGTTTCGTCGAGGGCAACGAGCTTGCCGGCGCCCGTGCTGACGTCATCGTGACCGACGGCTTCACCGGCAATGTCGCGCTGAAAACCGGCGAGGGCACGGCAAAATTCGTGGCCGAACTGCTGCGCGAGGCGCTGACCTCTTCCGTCATGTCGAAGCTGGGCGCACTCCTGGCGATGGGCGCGCTCAAGCGCCTGCGGCACAAGACCGATCCGCGCCGCGCCAATGGCGGCGTCTTCCTCGGCCTCAACGGCACGGTCGTGAAATCGCACGGCTCGGCGGATGCCACCAGCTTCGCCGCCGCGATCGAACTGGCCGCCCGACTGGCACGCTCGGGCTTCGGCGCGAAGCTTGCCGCACGGGTTGCCACTGCCCTTCCCTCGGGGCAGGATGAGGCCAAATCCGGCGCGCCATCTGCCGCCGAGAAAAGCGAGAGCAGCCAATGA